From a region of the Rouxiella sp. S1S-2 genome:
- a CDS encoding DUF4034 domain-containing protein, with amino-acid sequence MQQPDKQDNIARAQMLLATRRFLKLDEWLLSQMRGWQNQSEADNAYGLMMHPDTLFSKEETATQRLEILGDWQQQYPTSYHAHCLLGMFWHEQAWVIRNEHGPEHEVEDSQWLGAQLCCDYAVISFLNAIACHPRPTHAFRHMMNLSGGFGEPYWLRALFAGKQPKPLHEQFNIQGSQVWQQGVAYLYQIGVSPVTHWPQQLPASLQNTRRHEEDALDYWLRMAMSVRHSDVGSMESYLLFHSSYWGGNDEQQNQIIDGPLCAEFSEDERNQFRANALLEALGGDIADRDSPRAVQLQQQLATLLAQPLEPATRIALLNHAGTCVAYWQDDDLAGLQVYADLFAVSPQAMPGKFAALFISRAVLANEQSVDEQPQALSVLTSLLVRAINRADDPLLTAFAAAAVQYGLYGLPHDPDLSEALMDRAGSLMQQQHVTESVGKDLLVLAHDMAINDDIEATHYLMTEMARRGSALHSYELFFFYRNAWHQDVPAALHNDSNALDCVLSAARSGLVPAMFSCANALREGLGGEVDYQQAMQWYQRASDAGHASADYWRASCALDLGSEAEKRQAVDVSLPTILANVEHPERFEAAYTLGMAWMQGVGTKKNKYIAWQLMNFVLELNPESEPARQAVNELEGSLRARMGLWQDKRKVEGADFTAAYRQSSAPALPDEQPTAENRD; translated from the coding sequence ATGCAACAACCGGACAAGCAAGACAACATCGCCAGGGCACAGATGCTGCTGGCAACCCGCCGTTTTCTCAAACTCGACGAGTGGCTGTTGTCACAAATGCGCGGTTGGCAAAATCAGAGTGAGGCTGACAATGCCTACGGTCTGATGATGCATCCCGATACGTTGTTTTCTAAGGAAGAAACGGCCACTCAGCGTCTCGAAATTCTTGGGGACTGGCAGCAGCAGTACCCAACCAGCTACCATGCTCACTGTTTATTGGGTATGTTCTGGCACGAACAGGCCTGGGTTATCCGCAATGAACACGGGCCCGAGCACGAAGTCGAAGACTCGCAGTGGCTGGGCGCGCAGCTGTGCTGTGATTATGCCGTTATCTCCTTTTTAAATGCCATTGCCTGTCACCCCCGTCCTACGCACGCTTTTCGCCACATGATGAACCTAAGCGGCGGATTTGGAGAGCCTTACTGGCTGCGTGCCCTGTTCGCCGGTAAACAGCCAAAACCGTTGCATGAGCAGTTCAACATTCAGGGCAGCCAGGTGTGGCAACAGGGCGTTGCCTATCTGTATCAAATTGGCGTTTCGCCCGTGACCCACTGGCCGCAGCAGCTTCCTGCCTCGCTGCAAAATACCCGTCGCCATGAAGAAGACGCGCTGGATTACTGGCTACGCATGGCAATGTCTGTGCGCCACAGTGACGTAGGAAGCATGGAGTCTTACCTGCTGTTTCACTCAAGCTACTGGGGCGGAAACGACGAGCAACAAAACCAGATAATCGACGGCCCGCTTTGCGCCGAATTCAGTGAAGATGAGCGTAATCAGTTTAGGGCCAATGCACTGCTTGAGGCTCTAGGCGGAGATATCGCCGACCGTGACTCTCCTCGCGCCGTGCAGCTACAGCAGCAGTTGGCCACTTTACTGGCACAGCCTCTTGAGCCTGCTACACGCATTGCATTACTCAATCACGCCGGAACCTGTGTTGCCTATTGGCAGGACGATGACCTCGCAGGTCTGCAAGTCTATGCCGACCTTTTTGCCGTCTCCCCGCAGGCGATGCCGGGCAAATTTGCTGCCCTGTTTATTTCTCGCGCCGTACTGGCCAATGAGCAGTCGGTTGATGAGCAACCGCAAGCGCTCTCAGTGCTGACTTCGCTGCTGGTGCGTGCCATAAACCGCGCTGATGACCCGTTGCTCACCGCCTTCGCCGCCGCCGCCGTGCAGTATGGCCTTTACGGCCTGCCCCATGATCCGGATTTAAGCGAGGCGCTTATGGACCGCGCCGGCTCACTGATGCAGCAGCAGCACGTCACCGAAAGCGTCGGCAAAGACTTGCTGGTGCTAGCCCACGACATGGCAATAAATGATGATATTGAGGCCACGCATTACCTGATGACTGAAATGGCACGTCGCGGCAGCGCTCTTCACAGCTATGAGCTGTTCTTTTTTTACCGTAATGCCTGGCATCAGGACGTGCCTGCAGCGTTGCACAACGACAGTAACGCGCTAGACTGCGTGCTCAGCGCCGCCCGCTCGGGATTAGTGCCCGCCATGTTCAGCTGCGCCAACGCGCTGCGCGAAGGGTTGGGCGGCGAGGTTGACTACCAGCAGGCAATGCAGTGGTATCAACGCGCCAGCGATGCGGGCCATGCCTCAGCCGACTACTGGCGGGCAAGCTGTGCGTTGGATTTAGGCTCGGAGGCTGAAAAACGTCAGGCGGTAGACGTTTCCTTGCCCACTATATTGGCGAACGTTGAACATCCTGAACGTTTTGAGGCGGCTTATACGCTCGGCATGGCGTGGATGCAGGGCGTCGGCACTAAAAAGAACAAATACATCGCCTGGCAGTTAATGAACTTTGTGCTTGAGCTTAACCCTGAGTCAGAGCCAGCCCGACAGGCAGTGAATGAACTTGAAGGGTCACTGCGCGCGCGCATGGGCCTGTGGCAGGACAAACGCAAAGTTGAGGGCGCCGACTTCACCGCTGCCTATCGGCAAAGCAGTGCACCTGCGTTGCCGGACGAGCAGCCGACGGCAGAAAACCGAGATTAA
- the ompC gene encoding porin OmpC: protein MKLRALSILIPALLVAGTASAAEIYNKDGNILDLNGKIDAEHYFSSNAADDGDQSYLRFGFDGQTKISDQLTGYGQWEYQAALNTSEAEGTANSYTRVGFAGLKFGDWGSLDYGRNYGVMYDVGSWTDVLPEFGGDTYSSDNFMEQRGNGMVTYRNNNFFGLVDGLHFALQYQGKNDNPGGEASGRSAQAENGDGYGLSASYDLGWGISAAAAFSSSDRTTGQNELAYGRGDKAQATSGGLKYDANNVYLAAMYTHTENLTRIGSADNDVDGFASKANNFEAVAQYQFDSGLRPSLAYLQSRGKDMGQYGTQDIEKYIDVGTYYYFNKNMSTFVDYKINLLDDTEFTRAAGVNTDNVVAVGLIYQF, encoded by the coding sequence ATGAAACTTCGTGCTCTTTCAATCCTGATTCCTGCTTTATTGGTTGCGGGAACAGCCAGTGCGGCAGAAATCTACAATAAAGACGGCAATATATTAGACCTGAACGGTAAAATTGACGCAGAACATTACTTCTCAAGCAATGCAGCCGATGACGGCGATCAGTCTTACCTGCGTTTCGGTTTTGACGGTCAAACTAAAATCAGCGATCAGCTTACTGGCTATGGTCAATGGGAGTATCAGGCAGCTCTGAATACCTCTGAAGCCGAAGGTACAGCCAACAGCTACACGCGCGTAGGTTTTGCCGGTTTGAAATTTGGTGACTGGGGTTCACTGGATTATGGCCGCAATTACGGCGTAATGTATGACGTGGGTTCATGGACCGACGTTTTGCCTGAGTTCGGTGGTGACACTTACAGCTCAGACAACTTTATGGAGCAGCGCGGCAACGGTATGGTCACTTACCGTAATAACAACTTCTTTGGTCTGGTTGATGGACTGCATTTTGCTCTGCAATACCAGGGTAAAAATGACAACCCGGGCGGCGAAGCGAGTGGTCGATCTGCTCAGGCTGAAAACGGCGACGGCTATGGCCTCTCTGCCTCCTATGACCTCGGTTGGGGCATTAGCGCAGCGGCGGCATTTAGCAGTTCTGACCGCACCACGGGTCAAAATGAACTGGCTTATGGCCGCGGCGATAAAGCGCAGGCAACCAGCGGCGGCTTGAAGTACGATGCCAACAATGTTTACCTCGCCGCCATGTATACCCACACAGAGAACCTGACCCGCATCGGTTCTGCTGACAACGACGTCGACGGTTTTGCCAGCAAGGCAAACAACTTTGAAGCCGTGGCTCAGTACCAGTTTGACAGCGGACTGCGTCCTTCTTTGGCATATCTGCAGTCACGCGGTAAAGATATGGGGCAGTACGGTACCCAGGATATTGAAAAGTATATTGATGTCGGTACTTACTACTACTTCAATAAGAATATGTCTACCTTCGTTGATTATAAAATCAACCTGTTGGACGACACAGAATTTACCCGCGCTGCCGGTGTCAATACCGACAACGTGGTGGCAGTGGGCCTGATTTATCAGTTCTAA
- a CDS encoding TetR/AcrR family transcriptional regulator has protein sequence MNMQSPTVVETPLLAAKERILHTAHALFYRDGIRATGIDLIIKQAGVTKVTFYRHYPSKDALILAFLHYRHQHWMVWFRQALGRYSTALPLPAALASTLQEWFTGDDFRGCAFINSSLEYAVALPEVQRLSVSHKREMAAVVAGYLAESENISEQAECVALLIDGAIVKAQMENQAQPAVRFIQNMLEILISQWSAKAEAVNK, from the coding sequence ATGAATATGCAATCCCCTACTGTCGTCGAAACACCGCTACTGGCGGCGAAAGAACGCATCCTGCACACCGCGCATGCGCTTTTTTATCGTGACGGGATCCGGGCGACGGGTATCGACCTGATTATTAAACAGGCCGGTGTAACCAAAGTGACGTTTTATCGGCATTATCCCAGTAAGGACGCACTGATTCTGGCCTTTTTGCACTATCGTCATCAGCATTGGATGGTGTGGTTTCGCCAGGCGTTAGGCCGTTATTCTACAGCGTTGCCGCTGCCTGCCGCGCTGGCATCGACTCTGCAGGAGTGGTTTACAGGAGACGATTTTCGTGGCTGCGCCTTCATCAACAGCAGTCTGGAATATGCCGTGGCACTGCCCGAGGTTCAGAGGCTTTCCGTTAGTCATAAACGCGAAATGGCCGCAGTGGTCGCCGGTTATCTGGCGGAATCCGAGAATATTTCCGAACAGGCCGAATGCGTGGCGCTGCTCATTGACGGCGCGATTGTTAAAGCTCAAATGGAGAACCAGGCGCAGCCCGCCGTTCGGTTTATACAAAACATGCTGGAGATTTTAATCAGCCAGTGGTCGGCTAAGGCGGAAGCAGTTAATAAGTGA
- a CDS encoding nuclear transport factor 2 family protein, producing MSEKNLSPLKKPLPPFNRESAAEKVRLAEDAWNSRDPQRVSQVYSEDTRWRNRSEFVSGQHNVVDFLARKWTKELDYRLIKELWAFDGERIAVRFAYEWHDDSGNWFRSFGNENWAFNEQGLMFERHACINDLPIKESERKFHWPLGRRPDDHPGLSELGF from the coding sequence ATGTCTGAAAAAAACCTATCCCCATTGAAAAAACCGCTTCCTCCTTTTAACCGCGAAAGCGCAGCTGAAAAGGTGAGACTGGCTGAAGATGCATGGAACAGCCGAGACCCGCAGCGCGTTAGCCAGGTTTATTCCGAGGACACGCGCTGGCGCAACCGCAGCGAGTTTGTTAGCGGGCAGCACAATGTCGTCGATTTTTTGGCGCGTAAATGGACCAAGGAGCTGGATTATCGATTGATCAAGGAGCTATGGGCCTTTGACGGCGAACGTATTGCCGTTCGCTTTGCCTATGAGTGGCACGACGACTCGGGGAATTGGTTCCGCAGCTTTGGCAACGAAAACTGGGCTTTTAACGAGCAGGGGCTGATGTTTGAACGTCACGCCTGCATTAACGATTTGCCAATTAAAGAGTCCGAACGCAAATTTCACTGGCCGTTGGGGCGTAGACCCGACGATCATCCGGGTCTCAGCGAGCTGGGCTTTTAG
- a CDS encoding helix-turn-helix domain-containing protein, which yields MAQDLHLTIVSALSKWIEGHLGRVIHLEELAEYSGYSLWHMQKIFKESTGISLGKYIRERRLASAVYQLSSSDSSIFDIAMDFGFGSQSHFTYMFRKRFNITPHEFRQNPDITLDVAPPLHLIHQKSA from the coding sequence ATGGCACAAGACCTCCACCTGACTATCGTCAGCGCACTCAGCAAATGGATTGAAGGCCATTTGGGAAGAGTTATCCATCTCGAGGAGCTGGCGGAATACTCCGGCTACTCACTTTGGCACATGCAGAAGATCTTCAAAGAATCGACCGGCATTTCTCTGGGCAAGTACATCCGCGAGAGGCGTCTGGCCAGCGCGGTTTATCAGTTGAGCAGCAGTGATTCATCGATTTTTGATATCGCAATGGACTTTGGTTTTGGTTCGCAGTCCCACTTTACCTACATGTTCCGCAAGCGTTTTAACATCACCCCTCACGAATTTCGTCAAAACCCGGATATCACACTCGATGTTGCTCCACCGCTGCACCTTATTCATCAAAAATCTGCCTGA
- a CDS encoding penicillin-binding transpeptidase domain-containing protein — protein sequence MPNPKKNSAQPNFYSKRFALICLGIVCCMGLLLGRVGYLQLLNRPMLERQADQRSLRTQIIPAGRGTIADRNGHPLALSVASKDVIADPYRIAQLHSDLNSPKWQYLASALDMPLSQLQQIITVDPKRRFVFLGRKIEQGIAKDIGELHLGGIILQHDDSRYYPMSEAAANLVGVVGTDNEGLTGLERGFNTLLQGKPGMREFRQDGQGNVIGILKDVPPEQPPTVNLSIDSYIQYVVYAALRKGVMLNQADSGAAVMVDVNTGEILGMASYPSFNPNNYAGVDAKDMRNVAVSDSFEPGSTVKPLVVMSGLAHNIIRPDTVLDTRPYTVNGHLIRDVGHESALTITGVLQKSSDIGVSHIALAMPAQVLVDQYHSFGLGKPTDLGIGGESGGYFPLHRERWADIERATFAFGYGLRVTPLQIAREYATIGSFGIYRPLSITKVTPPVLGTRVMDKNVVETVVHMMESDALPGGSGLSAAVPGYRLAIKTGTAEKMGPSGKYDGGYINYTAGVAPASNPRVALVVMVNNPQAGKHFGGSVAGPIFGEIMGQVLNHMNIAPDALVPETPPTTVVSTNKAVKLKEKGAQ from the coding sequence ATGCCAAATCCAAAGAAAAACAGCGCCCAACCCAATTTTTATTCTAAACGTTTCGCGTTGATTTGCTTAGGTATCGTCTGCTGTATGGGGCTGCTTCTGGGACGTGTCGGGTATTTGCAGTTGCTCAATCGCCCGATGCTGGAACGACAAGCCGATCAGCGCTCGCTGCGCACACAAATTATTCCTGCCGGTCGCGGTACTATCGCCGACCGCAATGGCCACCCTCTTGCCCTGAGCGTGGCTTCAAAAGACGTGATTGCCGACCCTTATCGTATTGCTCAGCTGCACAGTGATTTAAACAGCCCAAAATGGCAGTATCTGGCCTCGGCGCTAGATATGCCGCTTTCCCAGCTCCAGCAAATCATCACCGTTGACCCTAAACGTCGCTTTGTGTTCCTCGGCAGAAAAATCGAACAGGGAATTGCCAAAGATATTGGTGAACTGCACCTCGGCGGCATAATTTTACAGCACGACGACAGCCGCTATTATCCTATGAGCGAAGCGGCAGCCAATCTGGTTGGCGTAGTGGGAACGGATAACGAAGGTTTGACCGGTCTAGAGCGCGGTTTCAATACCCTGCTCCAGGGCAAACCGGGTATGCGTGAATTTCGTCAGGACGGTCAAGGCAATGTGATCGGCATTCTCAAGGACGTGCCACCCGAGCAGCCGCCGACGGTAAATCTCAGCATCGACAGCTATATTCAATATGTGGTCTATGCCGCGTTGCGAAAAGGCGTGATGCTCAACCAGGCGGACTCCGGCGCGGCAGTCATGGTAGACGTGAACACCGGCGAAATATTGGGGATGGCCTCCTATCCGTCATTCAATCCAAACAACTACGCAGGCGTCGATGCCAAAGACATGCGTAACGTGGCGGTTAGCGACAGTTTTGAACCCGGCTCAACCGTTAAGCCGCTGGTGGTGATGTCCGGCCTCGCACACAATATTATTCGCCCTGACACAGTGCTCGATACCCGCCCTTACACCGTCAATGGCCACTTGATCCGCGACGTTGGACACGAATCGGCACTGACCATTACCGGCGTACTGCAAAAATCCAGTGACATTGGCGTATCACATATTGCTTTGGCAATGCCTGCGCAGGTGCTTGTCGACCAGTATCACTCCTTTGGTCTGGGCAAGCCGACCGACTTGGGCATAGGTGGCGAAAGTGGGGGTTACTTCCCTCTGCACCGCGAACGCTGGGCAGATATCGAACGCGCCACCTTTGCGTTTGGCTATGGCCTGCGCGTGACGCCTCTACAGATTGCTCGTGAATATGCCACCATCGGCTCCTTCGGTATTTATCGTCCATTGTCGATAACTAAAGTCACCCCGCCGGTGCTGGGTACGCGCGTTATGGATAAGAACGTGGTCGAAACAGTAGTACACATGATGGAAAGCGATGCCTTGCCCGGCGGCAGCGGATTAAGCGCGGCGGTTCCGGGTTATCGTCTGGCGATTAAAACCGGTACGGCCGAGAAAATGGGCCCTTCTGGCAAATATGACGGCGGTTATATCAACTACACCGCAGGCGTTGCTCCCGCCAGTAACCCGCGCGTCGCGCTGGTGGTAATGGTGAACAATCCGCAGGCAGGTAAGCACTTCGGCGGATCGGTAGCCGGTCCAATATTCGGTGAAATTATGGGTCAGGTATTGAACCATATGAATATCGCGCCGGATGCGCTGGTTCCAGAAACACCGCCAACAACGGTTGTATCAACCAACAAGGCTGTTAAGCTGAAAGAGAAAGGCGCTCAGTGA
- a CDS encoding DinI family protein translates to MRVELSYDKRNVAGIPGASEKITQELTKRVHRMFPDAEIKVKAMQANGLSTHGASKQEKSQLNQMLEEMFDEADEWLSYE, encoded by the coding sequence ATGCGGGTTGAACTAAGCTATGACAAAAGAAACGTTGCGGGTATTCCCGGCGCGAGTGAAAAGATAACGCAGGAATTAACCAAGCGGGTTCACCGAATGTTTCCCGATGCGGAAATAAAAGTCAAAGCAATGCAGGCGAACGGCTTGAGTACGCACGGCGCGTCTAAGCAAGAAAAGTCACAGCTGAATCAAATGCTTGAAGAGATGTTTGATGAGGCCGACGAATGGCTCTCTTATGAGTGA
- a CDS encoding YqaE/Pmp3 family membrane protein produces the protein MGFWRILFTILIPPLGVLIGKGFGWAFIINIILTICGYFPGLIHGFWVQTKKS, from the coding sequence ATGGGTTTCTGGAGAATACTTTTTACCATCCTTATCCCACCGCTGGGTGTTTTAATCGGCAAAGGCTTTGGCTGGGCATTTATTATTAATATCATTCTGACTATCTGCGGCTATTTCCCAGGTCTGATTCACGGCTTCTGGGTTCAGACCAAAAAATCTTAA
- the cybB gene encoding cytochrome b561, with product MRTKYKPVQIALHWLIFLLVAATYSTIELRGYIPKSLPQHQWLTLLHFSFGASVLAMMVLRVFVRLMYVTPAINPAPKVWQHRLGELMHLTVYILFISIPILGVLSLYFKGDVWTLFTLNMPVSFEHNPLLSKKIKSLHELMANCGYYLIGLHAAAALFHHYCLHDNTLLRMMPGNKSINTQRKKPPISQK from the coding sequence ATGCGTACAAAATATAAACCCGTACAAATTGCACTTCACTGGCTGATATTCCTGCTGGTGGCCGCTACCTATAGCACTATTGAACTTCGTGGCTACATTCCTAAAAGCCTTCCTCAACATCAATGGCTTACTCTGTTGCATTTCAGTTTTGGTGCCAGCGTACTGGCCATGATGGTCCTGCGCGTTTTTGTTAGACTGATGTACGTTACGCCCGCAATTAACCCCGCGCCAAAAGTATGGCAGCACAGGCTCGGTGAGTTAATGCATCTGACTGTCTATATATTATTTATCAGTATCCCCATACTCGGTGTGCTCTCTTTATACTTTAAGGGCGACGTGTGGACACTTTTCACGCTTAATATGCCGGTTTCTTTCGAGCATAATCCACTGCTGTCAAAAAAGATTAAATCGCTTCACGAACTGATGGCAAACTGCGGATATTATTTAATCGGGCTGCACGCCGCGGCCGCGCTTTTCCATCACTACTGCCTACACGATAATACGCTGCTCAGAATGATGCCAGGTAACAAAAGCATAAATACACAACGTAAGAAGCCCCCTATATCACAAAAGTAG
- a CDS encoding alpha/beta fold hydrolase produces MSKFTTQDGTQLYYKDWGTGKPILFSHGWPLDADMWDSQMNFLAERGYRAIAFDRRGFGRSDQPWTGYDYDTFAADIRGLIEHLDLDDITLVGFSMGGGDVTRYIGNYGTDRISSLVLLGAVTPIFIKTDDHPEGVEKSVFDGIKDGLRKDRAQFISDFATPFYGINKGMTVSEGALTQTLNIALLASLKGTIDCVTAFSETDFRGDISKIDVPTLVIHGTQDQIVPFEATGKLAAKMIANAQLKTYDGAPHGFALTHQDKLNEDLLAFVKTVY; encoded by the coding sequence ATGAGCAAATTCACAACACAAGACGGCACTCAACTCTATTATAAAGACTGGGGTACGGGTAAACCCATCCTTTTCAGCCACGGCTGGCCTTTGGATGCAGATATGTGGGACAGCCAGATGAATTTTCTGGCCGAACGTGGCTACAGAGCGATCGCCTTCGACCGGCGCGGTTTCGGACGTTCCGATCAGCCGTGGACAGGGTATGATTACGATACGTTTGCCGCCGATATTCGTGGGCTTATTGAGCATCTAGACCTGGATGACATTACCCTAGTGGGTTTCTCAATGGGCGGCGGAGACGTAACTCGCTACATTGGCAACTATGGCACTGACCGCATCAGCAGCCTCGTTTTGCTCGGCGCGGTTACGCCTATTTTCATCAAAACTGACGATCACCCAGAAGGCGTTGAAAAGTCAGTGTTTGATGGCATAAAAGACGGATTGCGTAAAGACCGCGCGCAGTTTATCAGTGATTTCGCCACCCCGTTCTATGGCATTAACAAAGGGATGACCGTCTCGGAAGGTGCGCTCACCCAGACGCTGAACATCGCGCTGCTAGCCTCGCTGAAGGGCACCATCGATTGTGTGACGGCATTTTCAGAAACGGATTTTCGCGGCGATATTTCTAAAATCGATGTTCCCACTCTGGTCATTCACGGCACCCAAGACCAAATCGTACCTTTCGAAGCCACCGGTAAGCTGGCGGCTAAAATGATTGCCAATGCCCAGCTCAAAACGTATGACGGTGCGCCGCACGGTTTTGCATTAACGCATCAGGATAAGTTAAATGAAGATCTGTTGGCATTCGTAAAAACGGTCTATTGA
- a CDS encoding DUF3750 domain-containing protein has product MNYVKWFSLVYIVVLLLSFGYSYAKASQSKGDAVGQNWSTARRDSALLAPNPTQLSNTAIVQVYAASTYGWRGLFAVHTWIIFKKAGENEFTRFDVIGWGSGGVVRRNYAIPDGYWFGAKPTLLVDHRGAAAEAMIPQIQAAVARYPYPQTYHAWPGPNSNTFIAHIGREVPALELDMPSNAIGKDYRPLSSPVGLPPSGKGVQVSLLGVLGLNVGAQEGVEVNVLGLNLGVDFKSPGLRLPFIGHVGFEG; this is encoded by the coding sequence ACGTGAAATGGTTCAGTCTGGTTTATATCGTCGTCTTGCTTTTGTCGTTTGGCTATAGCTATGCCAAAGCATCGCAAAGTAAGGGCGATGCCGTGGGGCAAAACTGGTCAACGGCACGTCGCGACTCTGCATTGCTGGCACCCAATCCGACTCAGCTTAGCAATACCGCCATTGTTCAAGTTTATGCGGCCTCTACCTACGGCTGGCGCGGATTGTTTGCCGTTCATACCTGGATAATATTCAAGAAGGCCGGCGAAAATGAGTTCACTCGTTTCGATGTGATTGGCTGGGGCAGCGGCGGAGTGGTTCGCCGTAACTATGCAATACCCGACGGCTACTGGTTCGGTGCTAAACCGACTCTCCTCGTCGACCACCGCGGCGCAGCTGCCGAAGCGATGATCCCGCAAATTCAGGCCGCGGTCGCCCGTTATCCTTATCCACAAACCTATCACGCGTGGCCTGGCCCAAACAGCAACACATTTATTGCTCACATTGGCAGAGAAGTTCCCGCACTTGAGCTGGATATGCCCTCCAACGCCATCGGTAAAGACTATCGTCCTCTGTCCAGTCCCGTGGGATTACCGCCCTCAGGTAAAGGTGTACAAGTTTCTCTGCTAGGCGTTCTGGGCCTAAACGTAGGGGCTCAAGAAGGGGTTGAAGTCAACGTGTTAGGCTTGAATCTTGGCGTAGATTTTAAATCGCCAGGCCTGCGCCTGCCGTTTATTGGCCACGTGGGCTTTGAGGGCTGA